Proteins from a single region of Dermochelys coriacea isolate rDerCor1 chromosome 28, rDerCor1.pri.v4, whole genome shotgun sequence:
- the TRIM56 gene encoding E3 ubiquitin-protein ligase TRIM56: MASDAPSLSDAIATDFLTCPICLEQLRGPKILPCLHTYCQGCLDGLLGDGPGLRCPECREDVSLSQGVAGLKTNFFVNGLLELLRPVGEAGLTCALCPLIGQEDGRPAVSHCLDCTDSLCQTCTAGHRCSRLTHAHRLVSLQGYLSGEHDEEIRQRQAVRCPEHPAEELHFFCRPCASPICRECRLGPHLEHPCQTLEEAAVAQRPRVAELLASVEETAGRVARGRAALEEELEQLRRHEAGLQDVVKRTCASLTQRLLAQQEEVLAALRRHVEGREKEAGLLRTELERQEQLAHGMADVARNVLALGRPVEIVSLEALISQRLSQLRGFRWEPLGGLHPRLVVRAELQSLSGLFQLDLGEAESDGRGEDSGQRDAPAPGPPAPAPEPPAPAPDPPLCRPLPTARFSCSFSGRVSGDKHRPRITGICPLGPSELLLADEENRSLKCFSLQGDFRDAIPVHGGAAPCSVAAVGSRVAYTAGSRLYLAERDGALVWQKALRPTQASHAITAAAEGGAAVAVSVAGHLEVYDARGELVEKIFPDGHDRLGMVFVAGRGGRYVASDWHRRSVVAFDGHGQLLAELGEERLEGCQPGAVCADDRGHFYVALRELNKVMAFGPGGEALGPFLTTRHGIERACMATVTGNGHFAVALSDGTVHVFHIQYPSH, translated from the coding sequence ATGGCCTCGGACGCCCCGTCCCTCTCAGACGCGATAGCCACCGACTTCCTGACCTGCCCTATCTGCCTGGAGCAGCTGCGTGGGCCCAAgatcctgccctgcctgcacaCCTACTGCCAGGGCTGCCTGGACGGGCTGCTGGGCGACGGGCCGGGGCTGCGGTGCCCCGAGTGCCGGGAGGACGTGTCCCTGTCGCAGGGGGTGGCCGGCCTCAAGACCAACTTCTTCGTCAACgggctgctggagctgctgcggCCGGTGGGCGAGGCGGGGCTGACCTGCGCCCTGTGCCCGCTGATTGGGCAGGAGGACGGCCGCCCGGCCGTCTCCCACTGCCTGGACTGCACCGACAGCCTGTGCCAGACCTGCACCGCCGGCCACCGCTGCTCCCGGCTCACCCACGCCCACCGGCTGGTGAGCCTGCAGGGCTACCTCTCCGGGGAGCACGACGAGGAGATCCGGCAGCGCCAGGCCGTGCGGTGCCCCGAGCACCCGGCCGAGGAGCTGCACTTCTTTTGCCGGCCCTGCGCCAGCCCCATCTGCCGGGAGTGCCGGCTGGGCCCGCACCTGGAGCACCCCTGCCAGACGCTGGAGGAGGCGGCCGTGGCCCAGCGGCCCCGGGTGGCCGAGCTGCTGGCCAGCGTGGAGGAGACGGCGGGGCGGGTGGCCCGGGGGCGGGCGgcgctggaggaggagctggagcagctgcGGCGGCACGAAGCCGGCCTGCAGGACGTGGTGAAGCGCACCTGCGCCAGCCTGACCCAACGCCTGCTGGCCCAGCAGGAGGAGGTGCTGGCCGCCCTGCGGCGCCACGTGGAAGGGCGTGAGAAGGAGGCCGGCCTGCTCCGGACTGAGCTGGAGCGGCAGGAGCAGCTGGCCCACGGCATGGCCGACGTCGCCCGCAACGTTCTGGCCCTGGGCCGGCCGGTGGAGATCGTCTCGCTGGAGGCCTTGATTAGCCAGCGGCTCAGCCAGCTCCGGGGCTTCCGCTGGGAGCCCCTTGGGGGGCTGCACCCCCGGCTGGTCGTCCGCGCCGAACTCCAGAGCCTGAGCGGCCTCTTCCAGCTGGACCTGGGCGAGGCCGAGTCGGACGGCCGAGGGGAGGACAGCGGCCAGCGTGACGCCCCTGCCCCGGGgccaccagcccctgccccggaGCCGCCGGCCCCTGCCCCGGATCCTCCGCTGTGCCGGCCGCTCCCCACCGCCCGCTTCTCCTGCAGCTTCTCGGGGCGGGTCTCCGGTGACAAGCACCGGCCCCGGATCACGGGGATTTGCCCCCTGGGCCCTAGTGAGCTGCTTCTGGCCGACGAGGAGAACCGCAGCCTCAAGTGCTTCTCGCTGCAGGGGGACTTCCGGGACGCCATCCCGGTGCACGGGGGCGCGGCCCCCTGCAGCGTGGCGGCCGTGGGCAGCCGGGTGGCCTACACCGCCGGCTCCCGGCTCTACCTGGCAGAGCGGGACGGCGCCCTGGTCTGGCAGAAGGCCCTGCGCCCCACCCAGGCCAGCCACGCCATCACGGCGGCAGCGGAGGGGGGCGCCGCCGTGGCTGTGAGCGTGGCGGGGCACCTGGAGGTCTACGACGCCCGGGGGGAGCTGGTGGAGAAGATTTTCCCAGACGGGCATGACCGTCTGGGCATGGTGTTTGTGGCCGGCCGGGGCGGCCGCTATGTGGCCTCAGACTGGCACCGACGCAGCGTGGTGGCGTTTGACGGCCATGGGCAGCTGCTGGCGGAGCTGGGCGAGGAGCGGCTGGAGGGATGCCAGCCGGGGGCCGTCTGCGCCGACGACAGGGGTCATTTCTACGTGGCCCTGCGGGAGCTGAACAAGGTGATGGCGTTCGGGCCGGGCGGAGAGGCGCTGGGGCCCTTCCTCACCACCCGGCATGGCATCGAGAGAGCCTGCATGGCCACCGTCACCGGGAACGGGCACTTTGCCGTGGCGCTGAGCGACGGCACCGTCCATGTCTTCCACATCCAGTACCCGAGTCACTGa
- the LOC119849213 gene encoding mucin-2-like, with product MALPAPLANASATPITAASLRASATATPATPSITSAKIMATPTTTAVTVTPIPTTAVTTVAPITATSTTATSSTTAATLILTTTPNIKPITTSATPKTTPATTPYASPLTDIITTTTATPNTTLSTSTTTTPTTTTPTTATTDPVPTTAIMATPTTTPNTSPLSDTTTTTSNTTLFTSFPTTPTTGTPHTTATTNTSAISTTTLTTAPYTPPLTDITTTITPLTTKPTVSTTTPDTPSLTDTITTTPNNTLATNTTTTPSTTTPDTSPLTDTIATTPNTTFATNTTTTPSTTTPATFTTTPDTSSLTDTVATTPNTTFATNTTTTPSTTTPDTSPLTDTIATTPNTTFATNTTTTPSTTTPATFTTTPDTSSLTDTVATTPNTTFATNTTTTPSTTTPDTSPLTDTIATTPNTTLATNTTTTPSTTTPATFTTTPDTSSLTDTVATTPNTTFATNTTTTPSTTTPATFTTTPDTSSLTDTIATTPNTTLATNTTTTPSTTTPDTSPLTDTIATTPNTTLATNTTTTPSTTTPDTSPLTDTIATTPNTTFATNTTTTPSTTTPATFTTTPDTSSLTDTIATTPNTTLATNTTTIPSTTTPDTSPLTDTIATTPNTTLATNTTTTPSTTTPATFTTTPDTSPLTDTIATTPNTTLATNTTTTPSTTTPDTSPLTDTIATTPNTTLATNITTTPSTTTPATFTTTPDTSPLTDTIATTPNTTLATNTTTTASTTTPATFTTTPDTSPLTDTIATTPNTTLATNTTTTPSTTTPDTSPLTDTIATTPNTTLATNTTTTPSTTTPDTSPLTDTIATTPNTTLATNTTTTPSTTTPDTSPLTDTIATTPNTTLATNTTTTPSTTTPDTSPLTDTIATTPNTTLATNTTTTPSTTTPATFTTTPDTSSLTDTVATTPNTTLAINTTTTPSTTTPATFTTTPDTSPLTDTITTTPNTTLATNITTTLTTTTTIPMITTPTTSTTTPDPLPLTDTTPTPTMSTSTVVSSPTLFWSTTTAAPCQNGGTPNGTECLCPAGYFGPRCELLNTKLCQNGGVWTGAECKCPHFFHGLECEFAVGTITLEVEVNVTMDVKLQVTNRKFTADLANTSSPAWRGFSTLFTQQIRPVYSQIPGFQDLEILELTLGSVVVAHRVALAIPVTTRLNATLEDLPRRLAEEIRLAARNQVVCTSSSRALCFNPSSTEVTRRTTTEFNGAEICRQTLPPGFSAHFFPHLTPNGFTCSSLCTVGVPGALGCNAGQCRVTRAGAHCRCPESGQFWYLGASCEVRIDRVGGTVSIVAVTAFVLLNGALLLTYRSKVRDGLHCQRGC from the exons ATGGCCCTGCCAGCTCCCCTGGCTAATGCCTCGGCCACACCCATCACGGCTGCCAGCCTCAGGGCCTCGGCCACCGCTACCCCTGCTACACCCTCCATCACCTCTGCCAAAATCATGGCTACACCCACCACCACTGCTGTGACCGTGACACCCATCCCCACCACTGCTGTAACCACAGTGGCACCCATCACTGCCACAAGCACTACCGCTACCTCAAGTACAACCGCTGCTACCCTCATCCTCACAACTACACCCAATATTAAACCTATCACCACTTCAGCTACCCCCAAAACCACACCAGCAACAACACCTTATGCTTCACCCCTTACTGACAtaatcaccaccaccacagctaCACCTAACACTACACtctccacctccaccaccactACACCAACTACAACTACACCCACCACAGCTACAACTGATCCTGTGCCCACCACCGCCATCATGGCTACCCCCACAACTACACCTAACACTTCACCCCTTTCTGACACTACCACCACTACATCTAACACTACACTCTTCACCTCCTTCCCAACTACACCAACCACAGGTACACCTCACACTACAGCCACCACCAACACCTCAGCTATCTCCACAACTACACTAACAACTGCACCTTACACTCCACCCCTTACTGACATCACCACCACAATTACACCATTGACAACTAAACCCACCGTCTCCACAACTACACCTGACACTCCATCCCTTACTGATACCATCACCACTACACCTAACAATACACTCGCCACCAACACTACAACTACACCATCGACAACTACACCTGACACTTCACCCCTTACTGATACCATCGCCACTACACCTAACACTACATTCGCCACCAACACCACAACTACACCATCGACAACTACACCTGCCACCTTCACAACTACACCTGACACTTCATCCCTTACTGATACCGTCGCCACTACACCTAACACTACATTCGCCACCAACACCACAACTACACCATCGACAACTACACCTGACACTTCACCCCTTACTGATACCATTGCCACTACACCTAACACTACATTCGCCACCAACACCACAACTACACCATCGACAACTACACCTGCCACCTTCACAACTACACCTGACACTTCATCCCTTACTGATACCGTCGCCACTACACCTAACACTACATTCGCCACCAACACCACAACTACACCATCGACAACTACACCTGACACTTCACCCCTTACTGATACCATCGCCACTACACCTAACACTACACTCGCCACCAACACCACAACTACACCATCGACAACTACACCTGCCACCTTCACAACTACACCTGACACTTCATCCCTTACTGATACCGTCGCCACTACACCTAACACTACATTCGCCACCAACACCACAACTACACCATCGACAACTACACCTGCCACCTTCACAACTACACCTGACACTTCATCCCTTACTGATACCATCGCCACTACACCTAACACTACACTCGCCACCAACACCACAACTACACCATCGACAACTACACCTGACACCTCACCCCTTACTGATACCATCGCCACTACACCTAACACTACACTCGCCACCAACACCACAACTACACCATCGACAACTACACCTGACACTTCACCCCTTACTGATACCATTGCCACTACACCTAACACTACATTCGCCACCAACACCACAACTACACCATCGACAACTACACCTGCCACCTTCACAACTACACCTGACACTTCATCCCTTACTGATACCATCGCCACTACACCTAACACTACACTCGCCACCAACACCACAACTATACCATCGACAACTACACCTGACACTTCACCCCTTACTGATACCATCGCCACTACACCTAACACTACACTCGCCACCAACACCACAACTACACCATCGACAACTACACCTGCCACCTTCACAACTACACCTGACACTTCACCCCTTACTGATACCATTGCCACTACACCTAACACTACACTCGCCACCAACACCACAACTACACCATCGACAACTACACCTGACACTTCACCCCTTACTGATACCATTGCCACTACACCTAACACTACACTCGCCACCAACATTACAACTACACCATCGACAACTACACCTGCCACCTTCACAACTACACCTGACACTTCACCCCTTACTGATACCATCGCCACTACACCTAACACTACACTCGCCACCAACACTACAACTACAGCATCGACAACTACACCTGCCACCTTCACAACTACACCTGACACTTCACCCCTTACTGATACCATCGCCACTACACCTAACACTACACTCGCCACCAACACCACAACTACACCATCGACAACTACACCTGACACCTCACCCCTTACTGATACCATCGCCACTACACCTAACACTACACTCGCCACCAACACCACAACTACACCATCGACAACTACACCTGACACTTCACCCCTTACTGATACCATCGCCACTACACCTAACACTACACTCGCCACCAACACCACAACTACACCATCGACAACTACACCTGACACCTCACCCCTTACTGATACCATCGCCACTACACCTAACACTACACTCGCCACCAACACCACAACTACACCATCGACAACTACACCTGACACCTCACCCCTTACTGATACCATCGCCACTACACCTAACACTACACTCGCCACCAACACCACAACTACACCATCGACAACTACACCTGCCACCTTCACAACTACACCTGACACTTCATCCCTTACTGATACCGTCGCCACTACACCTAACACTACACTCGCCATCAACACTACAACTACACCATCGACAACTACACCTGCCACCTTCACAACTACACCTGACACTTCACCCCTTACTGATACCATCACCACTACACCTAACACTACACTCGCTACCAACATCACTACCAcactcaccaccaccacaactataCCAATGATAACTACACCCACCACCTCCACAACTACACCTGACCCTTTGCCCCTTACTGataccacccccactcccactatGAGCACAAGCACTGTTGTGTCCTCACCCACCCTATTCTGGAGCACCACGACAGCAG CGCCCTGCCAGAATGGTGGCACACCAAATGGCACCGAGTGCCTCTGTCCGGCTGGCTACTTTGGCCCGCGCTGTGAATTACTGAACACCAAGTTGTGCCAGAACGGGGGGGTCTGGACGGGGGCAGAATGCAAATGCCCCCACTTCTTCCATGGGCTGGAATGCGAATTCGCCGTGGGCACCATCACACTCGAAGTCG AGGTGAACGTGACAATGGACGTGAAGCTGCAGGTGACCAACCGCAAGTTCACCGCTGACCTGGCAAACACCTCCTCTCCGGCCTGGCGAGGGTTCAGCACCTTGTTCACACAGCAG ATCAGGCCGGTTTATAGCCAGATCCCGGGGTTTCAGGACCTGGAGATCCTGGAGCTCAC GCTGGGCAGTGTCGTGGTGGCCCATAGGGTGGCCCTGGCCATCCCCGTCACCACCCGGCTCAACGCCACGCTGGAGGACCTGCCCCGGCGGCTGGCGGAAGAGATCAGGCTGGCAGCCCGCAACCAGGTCGTCTGCACCAGCAGCTCGC GCGCTCTGTGTTTCAATCCTTCCTCCACCGAGGTGACCAGGCGGACGACAACAGAGTTCAATGGTGCAG aaatctgCAGGCAGACACTGCCCCCCGGATTCAGTGCCCACTTCTTCCCCCACCTGACGCCCAACGGCTtcacctgcagctccctgtgCACCGTGGGGGTGCCGGGCGCCCTTGGCTGTAACGCAGGGCAGTGTCGGGTGACCCGTGCCGGTGCCCACTGCCG CTGCCCGGAAAGCGGCCAGTTCTGGTACCTGGGCGCGAGCTGCGAGGTGCGAATCGACCGGGTCGGCGGCACCGTCAGCATCGTCGCTGTCACAGCCTTTGTGCTGCTCAACGGCGCCCTCCTGCTG ACCTACAGGTCAAAGGTCAGGGACGGCCTACACTGCCAGCGGGGGTGCTGA